TCGTACACCTACAGGTAGGTTATCGATATCCCATAGGAAGGACTAAGGCATGTTCCAATTCTCCTTAAGTGTATATTTGGTTGCGTACAGTGTTCTTTATGGCTTTAACAATGGTCTTAACTCCATCTAGGCAAAGTTTACACCAAACAATCCtatgcttttaaatccatgatGGGGAGGGAACACCAGAACTGTGTGTTGGTTGTTACTTTGTGTGTACGTAGGCTACACTGAGTCCATATGGTACAACATTAATTTCCTTATTGGATGTTTCTCACATGGTTTTCTAATGTAACATTCAAATCTAAAGATCTAAAAAGATCCCATTATTTAGTTAGCATTTTGAAATGTAATCTAATGTAATGTACTCCCCAGGGCGAGGGGGCTGCAGAGCGGGCCATCAGTGAGCTGAACGGCAGGGAGTTCCGGGGGAGGAACCTGGTGGTGGAGGAGTCCCGGGGCAGACCGCTCCACTCCACCAAGGTGTTTGTGGGCAACCTGTCGGGCATGTGCACCACTGAGGATCTCCAGGAGCTCTTCCAGACATTCGGCAAAGTACTGGAGTGCGACAAGGTCAAAGGTGAGTCTCGTCACTTCTCATGGAGGAGTACTCAGAAGGGAGATTGTGCAGtatgactaaaatgactaaaatgcagtACATTATGGTCCACCTGTGCCTGAAGTGGGCCGGATAGTGCTGTCCGGTACGAAGAACttgcacctcaaatgttctactgctgaAGGAAGTACTGTATCACTTATAGAATATTGGCTGTAATATGTGTACTAGCAACTAAATATAAAGAGttccagcacccaaaatgagtaccggcacctatttcagtgCACTTCAAGCACTGCGTACCATTGATGGCTAGTTAAGATCCAAGGTATTCTTAGCTGTTTAGGGCTTCTTCATTATGCAATGTGAATTACAGTCAGGTAAGGTCTGTGTATAATTGTATAGAGCAATAAGAAATGCGTGTGTATAGAGCGGTAAGGTGTGTGTGGCATGCCCGGTGTGGTTCTAACTGGTGTCCCTGCGCTCAATGACAGCCAGGCTCTCCTCTTCTGCAGGATACGCCTTTGTGCACATGGAGAATAAGGAGGAGGCTCTACAGGCCATCGAGGCTCTCCACGGCACCTCCTTCAAGGGACGCCCGCTCTCCGTGGAGCTCTCCAAGGTGCTGTAGCACGACGCCctgacatagaaatagaatggggAAAGGGATTGATGGGTGGACCGGTGGCCATTTTGAGTGGACCCGTGAGGGTGCGGCCAAATTGCTGTGGTCTGAAGGGTTATTTCCGTTCTagttattgtatttctatgtgtagtacagtacccataatgctctgcgTTGTATATCTGGTTTTATCTCAGTAAAGATGTTCCTGAAGGTTGTAGAATTATGTACTACGGTACCCATAATACTCTGTGTTGTATGTCAGGTTGTCTCTTTAGTAAAGATGTCCCTGAAGCTAACATGATTGTGTCTTGTCTATTTATCCTTACAGGTACAGCCCTCTAAGCAAACCCCCACCGGGAAGATCCCCTGTGTGAGCTGTGGGAAGCAGGGCCACTACGCTGGGGAGTGCCCTGTAGGGAAGCCCTCTCTGGAACAGTACCAAAGCCAGGCAGCTGTGTTAGCTGCAGCCGCCGCCGCCGCAGCCGGCCTCCCCCTCCAGGTCCAGCAGAGCGTCCACAACTCAGTTTACAACACCTCGACCTTTGACCCCACGTACGCGGCGCTGACGGGCCACACCACCGGCACGAGGACGGACGGCAACCCCGTCAACCAGGCAGTGTACGGTGCCCTGGCGACGCAGGTCTACGGTGCCAACGTGGCCAATCAGCTCTATGGAGTCCAGGCAGCAAATCAGGCGGCAGCATTGACGCAGGCGGGTGCCACGCAGGTGTACGCCAGGTCCATGAACCCCAGCCACGCCGCCCTCTACAGTCAGCTCAGTCAGATCGCTGCCAGCCCCGCCGCTGCCTACTCCACACCCGTCTACGCGCATGCCATggccaaccaccaccaccacccaggggCCGTCTACCTGGCAGCCCCTGGCGTTGAGATGCCTACGGCAGCTGCTGCCATCAACCAGGCCTACGCCTTGGCACCGGCGCTCTATGGGGGCGCCCAGCATGCCTACGGTCACATGGGGATGGGAGCCATGGGCGCCGCCATGAGCGTGTCGGCGGACCCGTCGGTGGCCATTTTTGAGGCAGCGAGGGTGCAGCACTACTTCGCCCAGGGACAGCAGGTTCTGGCCGAGCAGCAGAATGCGGCGGCGGCCCAAGCGGCAAAGTCCGGGGAAAGGGACCGGAGTCCCCTGAGGCGCTCGGCGGGGTCCCTGCTGCCCGACCCTGTCATGAAGCCCTTCATGTACCAGAGAGCGCCCAAGCAACGCCGGCCACTGCTCCCCACCCCCGCTGGGCGAGCTGCAGAGGAGGAAGCGGAAGCTGCGGAGGACACCATGACTAGGTACTAGCACTTTCTCCTTATCAAATCCTCTTTGACCCTCATTCACAATTTAGTTGACTTTACGCTCTATGGGGCGTATCCAGATTTCCACTCAAATTTTAGTTTCCCATTGACATCAGTGCAGGACTGAGTGAAATTTGACTTCAGTAGAGATTTTGTATTCTCCCCAAAGGTTGTAGGAATGTTTAATCCTCTCTGATCCTCCCCAATGCATTGCACCCTACACCATAAACACTCCTTTCTCACTACATTACCCTCTCACTACAAACCTTCGTGTGTTTTCAGGCTTCAGGAGTGGTAGTGGACATACAGAACGAggcaaatgtttggacacacttcgtcattcaagggttttactattttctacattgtagaataatagtgaagacctcaactatgaaataacacatatggaatcaggtagtagccaaaaaagtgtgaaacaaatcaaaatatattttatatttgagattattcaaagtagccaccatttgccttgatgacagctttgtacactcttggcattctctcaaccagcttcataggaaatgcttttccaactgtcttgaaggagttcccacatatcccgagcacttgttggctgcttttccttcactctgcggtcgaaaccatctcaatttggttgaggtcgggtgattgtggatgccaggtcatctgatgcagcactccatcactctccttcttggtcaaatagcccttacacagcctggaggtgtgttttatgtcattgtcctgttgaaaaacaaatgatagtcctacgaagctcaaaccagatgggatggcgtatcgctgcagaatgctgtggtagccatgctggttaagtgtgccttgaattctaaataaatcacagacagcaccatcccacctcctcctccatgcttcacggtggaaccacacatgcggaaatcatccgtttacctactctgcgtctcacaaagacacggtggttggaaccaaaaatctcaaatttggactcattagaccaaaggacagatttccaccggtctattgtccattgctcgtgtttcttggcccaagcaagtctcttcttcttgttggtgtccttttagtagtagtttctttgcaacAATGCGACCAtgaaaggcctgattcacgcagtctcctctgaacagttgatgttgaggtttgtctgttacttgaactctgaagcattttatttgggctgcaatttctgaggctggtaactctaatgaacttatcctctgcagcagaggaaactctgggtcttcctttcctgtggcggtcctcatgagagtcagtttcatcatagggcttgatggtttttgcgactgcgcttgaagaaactttcaaagttcttgacatttttcgtATTGACTGACCATCTTGTCTTAgtgatggactgtctt
The DNA window shown above is from Salmo trutta chromosome 8, fSalTru1.1, whole genome shotgun sequence and carries:
- the LOC115198454 gene encoding RNA-binding protein 4 isoform X6, coding for MDKSNTVKLFVGNLALDTTQEELSAIFESYGQVVSCSVLRQFAFVHLQGEGAAERAISELNGREFRGRNLVVEESRGRPLHSTKVFVGNLSGMCTTEDLQELFQTFGKVLECDKVKGYAFVHMENKEEALQAIEALHGTSFKGRPLSVELSKVQPSKQTPTGKIPCVSCGKQGHYAGECPVGKPSLEQYQSQAAVLAAAAAAAAGLPLQVQQSVHNSVYNTSTFDPTYAALTGHTTGTRTDGNPVNQAVYGALATQVYGANVANQLYGVQAANQAAALTQAGATQVYARSMNPSHAALYSQLSQIAASPAAAYSTPVYAHAMANHHHHPGAVYLAAPGVEMPTAAAAINQAYALAPALYGGAQHAYGHMGMGAMGAAMSVSADPSVAIFEAARVQHYFAQGQQVLAEQQNAAAAQAAKSGERDRSPLRRSAGSLLPDPVMKPFMYQRAPKQRRPLLPTPAGRAAEEEAEAAEDTMTRYYAEYYQQYQQYQQLQQYQQLQQLQYAYPPPSHHAIPAHAIAGHAHHHGQPGHVTALDAALRPVVPASAMVAVPRVYESPLPPPPNRKEAVLRRAPELSLHTPEPPFR
- the LOC115198454 gene encoding RNA-binding protein 4B isoform X1 — translated: MDKSNTVKLFVGNLALDTTQEELSAIFESYGQVVSCSVLRQFAFVHLQGEGAAERAISELNGREFRGRNLVVEESRGRPLHSTKVFVGNLSGMCTTEDLQELFQTFGKVLECDKVKARLSSSAGYAFVHMENKEEALQAIEALHGTSFKGRPLSVELSKVQPSKQTPTGKIPCVSCGKQGHYAGECPVGKPSLEQYQSQAAVLAAAAAAAAGLPLQVQQSVHNSVYNTSTFDPTYAALTGHTTGTRTDGNPVNQAVYGALATQVYGANVANQLYGVQAANQAAALTQAGATQVYARSMNPSHAALYSQLSQIAASPAAAYSTPVYAHAMANHHHHPGAVYLAAPGVEMPTAAAAINQAYALAPALYGGAQHAYGHMGMGAMGAAMSVSADPSVAIFEAARVQHYFAQGQQVLAEQQNAAAAQAAKSGERDRSPLRRSAGSLLPDPVMKPFMYQRAPKQRRPLLPTPAGRAAEEEAEAAEDTMTRDQCQQYAEYYQQQHQQYQQLQQLQEQYQQYAEYYQQQHQQYQQLQQLQYYAEYYQQYQQYQQLQQYQQLQQLQYAYPPPSHHAIPAHAIAGHAHHHGQPGHVTALDAALRPVVPASAMVAVPRVYESPLPPPPNRKEAVLRRAPELSLHTPEPPFR
- the LOC115198454 gene encoding RNA-binding protein 4B isoform X4, whose translation is MDKSNTVKLFVGNLALDTTQEELSAIFESYGQVVSCSVLRQFAFVHLQGEGAAERAISELNGREFRGRNLVVEESRGRPLHSTKVFVGNLSGMCTTEDLQELFQTFGKVLECDKVKARLSSSAGYAFVHMENKEEALQAIEALHGTSFKGRPLSVELSKVQPSKQTPTGKIPCVSCGKQGHYAGECPVGKPSLEQYQSQAAVLAAAAAAAAGLPLQVQQSVHNSVYNTSTFDPTYAALTGHTTGTRTDGNPVNQAVYGALATQVYGANVANQLYGVQAANQAAALTQAGATQVYARSMNPSHAALYSQLSQIAASPAAAYSTPVYAHAMANHHHHPGAVYLAAPGVEMPTAAAAINQAYALAPALYGGAQHAYGHMGMGAMGAAMSVSADPSVAIFEAARVQHYFAQGQQVLAEQQNAAAAQAAKSGERDRSPLRRSAGSLLPDPVMKPFMYQRAPKQRRPLLPTPAGRAAEEEAEAAEDTMTRDQCQQYAEYYQQQHQQYQQLQQLQYYAEYYQQYQQYQQLQQYQQLQQLQYAYPPPSHHAIPAHAIAGHAHHHGQPGHVTALDAALRPVVPASAMVAVPRVYESPLPPPPNRKEAVLRRAPELSLHTPEPPFR
- the LOC115198454 gene encoding RNA-binding protein 4B isoform X3: MDKSNTVKLFVGNLALDTTQEELSAIFESYGQVVSCSVLRQFAFVHLQGEGAAERAISELNGREFRGRNLVVEESRGRPLHSTKVFVGNLSGMCTTEDLQELFQTFGKVLECDKVKARLSSSAGYAFVHMENKEEALQAIEALHGTSFKGRPLSVELSKVQPSKQTPTGKIPCVSCGKQGHYAGECPVGKPSLEQYQSQAAVLAAAAAAAAGLPLQVQQSVHNSVYNTSTFDPTYAALTGHTTGTRTDGNPVNQAVYGALATQVYGANVANQLYGVQAANQAAALTQAGATQVYARSMNPSHAALYSQLSQIAASPAAAYSTPVYAHAMANHHHHPGAVYLAAPGVEMPTAAAAINQAYALAPALYGGAQHAYGHMGMGAMGAAMSVSADPSVAIFEAARVQHYFAQGQQVLAEQQNAAAAQAAKSGERDRSPLRRSAGSLLPDPVMKPFMYQRAPKQRRPLLPTPAGRAAEEEAEAAEDTMTREQYQQYAEYYQQQHQQYQQLQQLQYYAEYYQQYQQYQQLQQYQQLQQLQYAYPPPSHHAIPAHAIAGHAHHHGQPGHVTALDAALRPVVPASAMVAVPRVYESPLPPPPNRKEAVLRRAPELSLHTPEPPFR
- the LOC115198454 gene encoding RNA-binding protein 4B isoform X5, which encodes MDKSNTVKLFVGNLALDTTQEELSAIFESYGQVVSCSVLRQFAFVHLQGEGAAERAISELNGREFRGRNLVVEESRGRPLHSTKVFVGNLSGMCTTEDLQELFQTFGKVLECDKVKARLSSSAGYAFVHMENKEEALQAIEALHGTSFKGRPLSVELSKVQPSKQTPTGKIPCVSCGKQGHYAGECPVGKPSLEQYQSQAAVLAAAAAAAAGLPLQVQQSVHNSVYNTSTFDPTYAALTGHTTGTRTDGNPVNQAVYGALATQVYGANVANQLYGVQAANQAAALTQAGATQVYARSMNPSHAALYSQLSQIAASPAAAYSTPVYAHAMANHHHHPGAVYLAAPGVEMPTAAAAINQAYALAPALYGGAQHAYGHMGMGAMGAAMSVSADPSVAIFEAARVQHYFAQGQQVLAEQQNAAAAQAAKSGERDRSPLRRSAGSLLPDPVMKPFMYQRAPKQRRPLLPTPAGRAAEEEAEAAEDTMTRYYAEYYQQYQQYQQLQQYQQLQQLQYAYPPPSHHAIPAHAIAGHAHHHGQPGHVTALDAALRPVVPASAMVAVPRVYESPLPPPPNRKEAVLRRAPELSLHTPEPPFR
- the LOC115198454 gene encoding RNA-binding protein 4 isoform X2; amino-acid sequence: MDKSNTVKLFVGNLALDTTQEELSAIFESYGQVVSCSVLRQFAFVHLQGEGAAERAISELNGREFRGRNLVVEESRGRPLHSTKVFVGNLSGMCTTEDLQELFQTFGKVLECDKVKGYAFVHMENKEEALQAIEALHGTSFKGRPLSVELSKVQPSKQTPTGKIPCVSCGKQGHYAGECPVGKPSLEQYQSQAAVLAAAAAAAAGLPLQVQQSVHNSVYNTSTFDPTYAALTGHTTGTRTDGNPVNQAVYGALATQVYGANVANQLYGVQAANQAAALTQAGATQVYARSMNPSHAALYSQLSQIAASPAAAYSTPVYAHAMANHHHHPGAVYLAAPGVEMPTAAAAINQAYALAPALYGGAQHAYGHMGMGAMGAAMSVSADPSVAIFEAARVQHYFAQGQQVLAEQQNAAAAQAAKSGERDRSPLRRSAGSLLPDPVMKPFMYQRAPKQRRPLLPTPAGRAAEEEAEAAEDTMTRDQCQQYAEYYQQQHQQYQQLQQLQEQYQQYAEYYQQQHQQYQQLQQLQYYAEYYQQYQQYQQLQQYQQLQQLQYAYPPPSHHAIPAHAIAGHAHHHGQPGHVTALDAALRPVVPASAMVAVPRVYESPLPPPPNRKEAVLRRAPELSLHTPEPPFR